In a genomic window of Spirosoma agri:
- a CDS encoding 3-keto-disaccharide hydrolase: MRQLPLFISFLLITGLSLGQSKTKSDNWIQLFNGKDLNDWSVKITGHPLNDNYGNTFRVEDGKLTVRYDQYKAFDEQYGHIFYKKPFSAYLLVVEYRFVGDQVKGGPGWAIRNSGAMLHGQAPETMGLKQDFPISLEMQLLGGDGQHERHTANLCTPGTNVVLNNKLFTDHCIDSNSKTYAGDQWVHAEALVLGDSLVKHIVEGDTVLTYAKPQIGGGNVIHNDPAQKQDGRLLGAGYISLQSESHPVEFRKVALFDLSPYLHKPKQLAAVLRQLQTRK; this comes from the coding sequence ATGCGTCAATTACCCCTGTTCATTAGCTTTTTGCTTATCACTGGTCTGAGTCTCGGTCAGTCGAAAACGAAGTCAGACAACTGGATCCAACTATTCAATGGAAAAGACCTCAACGACTGGTCGGTCAAGATAACGGGTCATCCGCTCAACGATAATTACGGCAATACGTTTCGGGTCGAGGATGGCAAGCTCACCGTACGCTACGATCAGTACAAAGCCTTCGATGAGCAGTATGGTCACATTTTTTACAAGAAACCGTTTTCGGCTTACCTGCTGGTTGTTGAGTATCGCTTTGTGGGCGATCAGGTAAAAGGTGGACCCGGCTGGGCAATCCGAAACAGCGGGGCGATGTTACACGGGCAGGCACCCGAAACGATGGGACTGAAGCAGGACTTCCCGATTTCGCTCGAAATGCAATTGCTGGGTGGTGATGGCCAGCACGAACGGCATACGGCCAATCTGTGCACGCCCGGTACGAACGTCGTTCTGAACAACAAGCTATTCACGGACCACTGCATCGACTCCAATTCTAAAACCTACGCTGGCGATCAGTGGGTTCATGCCGAAGCGCTGGTGCTGGGCGACTCGCTGGTGAAACACATCGTTGAAGGTGACACAGTACTGACCTATGCAAAGCCGCAGATTGGTGGAGGAAACGTCATTCATAACGATCCGGCTCAGAAGCAAGATGGCCGCCTACTGGGTGCAGGCTACATCTCGCTGCAAAGCGAAAGTCATCCGGTTGAATTCCGCAAAGTAGCCCTGTTCGACTTGTCTCCTTACCTGCACAAACCGAAACAACTGGCGGCTGTGCTGCGGCAGTTGCAGACCAGAAAATAA
- a CDS encoding glycoside hydrolase family 16 protein, with product MNRFCLFLALPLLTSIASAGQSVQSTNPPTSSTTKSDTVWRLVWSDEFTTDGAPSAKNWTFEKGFVRNHETQWYQPQNARCEKGMLIIEGRKEQRPNPTYQANSTDWKTSRPTIEYTAASLNTQGLHSWQYGRFEMRGRIDIRPGLWPAFWTLGVAGEWPANGEIDIMEYYRDMLLANVAWATPKRYTAEWRSTKKPMNSFNDPNWSSKFHVWRMDWDKTAIRLYVDGQLLNAVELSETVNQDGSGKNPFHQPHYLLLNLAIGGNNGGDPSATTFPSRFEVDYVRVYQQ from the coding sequence ATGAATCGATTTTGTTTATTCCTCGCTTTACCGCTGTTGACGAGCATTGCCAGCGCAGGGCAATCTGTTCAGTCAACCAACCCGCCTACGTCTTCAACAACCAAATCGGACACGGTATGGCGACTGGTCTGGTCGGATGAATTTACGACCGACGGTGCACCGAGCGCCAAAAACTGGACGTTCGAAAAGGGGTTTGTCCGTAACCATGAAACCCAGTGGTATCAGCCCCAGAATGCCCGGTGCGAAAAGGGTATGCTCATCATTGAAGGCCGAAAGGAGCAACGACCCAATCCAACCTACCAGGCCAACAGTACGGATTGGAAAACCAGCCGCCCCACGATCGAGTATACAGCTGCCAGCCTAAATACGCAGGGGCTGCACAGCTGGCAATACGGTCGTTTTGAGATGCGGGGCCGTATTGACATCCGCCCCGGTTTATGGCCTGCATTCTGGACCCTAGGTGTAGCGGGCGAATGGCCTGCCAACGGCGAAATCGATATTATGGAATATTATCGGGATATGCTGCTGGCCAATGTAGCCTGGGCAACACCGAAACGGTACACGGCTGAATGGCGAAGTACCAAGAAGCCCATGAACTCCTTCAACGATCCGAATTGGTCGAGCAAATTTCACGTCTGGCGCATGGATTGGGATAAAACAGCCATCCGCCTGTACGTCGATGGGCAATTGCTGAACGCGGTTGAGTTGTCGGAAACCGTCAATCAGGATGGATCGGGCAAGAATCCCTTTCACCAGCCGCATTACCTGTTGCTCAATCTGGCTATCGGCGGAAATAATGGGGGCGATCCGTCAGCTACTACCTTCCCCAGCCGCTTCGAGGTCGATTACGTGCGGGTTTATCAGCAATGA